From a single Couchioplanes caeruleus genomic region:
- a CDS encoding ABC transporter ATP-binding protein, translating to MSNALPVADDRQVRRYARDLFRRHPRALLTAVVLHAVAAIAGLVGPRLLGELVESIQHGAGVGTVDRIALTIAVFVVTQAVLVRFAYLASARLGERVLAELREEFVDRVLTIPLSTVEKAGTGDLLTRTSRDVDALSRCLRFAVPETLIALITACLAVSALILVSPLLALPLLVAVPVLTWSTRWYLRRASAGYLRQNAAYSQVTDGLAETVEGARTVDALRRQRQRIGRTDDDLRNSWAAERYTLYLRTVWMPSIEVGYVLPVVGTLLLGGWFYLQGWVGLGQVTTAVLYAQMLVDPIDRFLGWLDELQVGAASLARLLGVSFRTAAPTAQTPDGAEIVARDVRFSYVPGREVLHGISLTIAPGERLAIVGPSGAGKSTLGRLLAGVHAPGRGSITVGGVALAGLPLDRLRSEVALVSQEHHVFIGTLRDNIAMVRPGSSAADVRQALAAVHALKWADQLPDGLDTVVGAGGVSLSAAQAQQVALARLVLADPHTLVLDEATAMLDPRAARDLEQSLAAVLKGRTVIAIAHRLFSAHDADRVAVVEDGRITELGSHDELVAAGGSYAALWASWHGTPPVGTTSAAPGTRPAEPA from the coding sequence GTGAGCAACGCGCTCCCGGTGGCGGACGACCGCCAGGTGCGCCGGTACGCCCGCGATCTGTTCCGCCGGCATCCGCGCGCCCTGCTGACCGCCGTCGTCCTGCATGCGGTCGCCGCGATCGCGGGCCTGGTCGGCCCGCGGCTGCTCGGCGAGCTGGTCGAATCGATTCAGCACGGCGCGGGCGTGGGTACGGTCGACCGCATCGCGCTCACCATCGCCGTCTTCGTCGTCACGCAGGCGGTGCTGGTGCGGTTCGCGTACCTGGCGTCGGCGCGGCTCGGCGAGCGGGTGCTGGCCGAGTTGCGGGAGGAGTTCGTCGACCGGGTCCTGACGATCCCGCTCTCCACCGTGGAGAAGGCGGGCACCGGTGACCTGCTGACCCGTACGTCGCGGGACGTCGACGCGCTGTCGAGGTGCCTGCGCTTCGCGGTGCCCGAGACGCTGATCGCGCTGATCACGGCTTGCCTCGCGGTGAGCGCTCTCATCCTGGTCAGCCCGCTGCTCGCGCTGCCGCTGCTGGTCGCCGTGCCGGTGCTGACCTGGTCCACGCGGTGGTACCTGCGCCGGGCGTCCGCCGGCTATCTGCGGCAGAACGCCGCGTACTCACAGGTCACCGACGGTCTCGCGGAAACCGTCGAGGGGGCGCGCACGGTGGATGCGCTGCGCCGGCAGCGGCAGCGGATCGGGCGTACGGACGACGACCTGCGCAACTCCTGGGCCGCCGAGCGGTACACGCTGTACCTGCGGACGGTCTGGATGCCGTCGATCGAGGTCGGCTACGTGCTGCCCGTGGTCGGCACGCTGCTGCTGGGTGGCTGGTTCTACCTGCAGGGCTGGGTCGGGCTCGGCCAGGTCACCACCGCCGTGCTGTACGCGCAGATGCTCGTCGACCCGATCGACCGGTTCCTCGGCTGGCTCGACGAGCTGCAGGTGGGCGCCGCGTCGCTGGCCCGGCTGCTCGGCGTCTCGTTCAGAACGGCGGCCCCCACGGCGCAGACCCCGGACGGCGCGGAGATCGTCGCCCGGGACGTGCGGTTCTCGTACGTGCCGGGGCGCGAGGTGCTGCACGGCATCTCGCTGACCATCGCGCCGGGGGAGCGGCTGGCGATCGTGGGGCCGTCCGGCGCCGGCAAGTCCACGCTGGGCCGGCTGCTGGCCGGGGTGCACGCGCCCGGCCGCGGGTCCATCACCGTCGGCGGGGTCGCGCTGGCCGGGCTGCCGCTGGACCGGCTGCGCTCCGAGGTCGCGCTGGTCAGCCAGGAACACCACGTCTTCATCGGTACGCTGCGCGACAACATCGCCATGGTCCGGCCGGGCTCCTCGGCGGCCGACGTCCGGCAGGCGCTGGCCGCCGTGCACGCCCTGAAGTGGGCGGACCAATTGCCCGACGGACTGGACACGGTGGTCGGCGCGGGCGGGGTGAGCCTGTCCGCCGCGCAGGCGCAGCAGGTGGCGCTGGCCCGGCTGGTGCTGGCCGACCCGCACACGCTGGTGCTCGACGAGGCGACGGCGATGCTGGACCCGCGGGCCGCCCGGGACCTGGAGCAGTCGCTGGCGGCGGTGCTGAAGGGGCGTACGGTCATCGCGATCGCGCACCGGCTGTTCTCCGCCCACGACGCCGACCGGGTGGCGGTGGTGGAGGACGGGCGGATCACCGAGCTGGGATCGCACGACGAGCTGGTCGCGGCAGGTGGCTCGTACGCGGCCCTGTGGGCGTCGTGGCACGGCACGCCGCCGGTCGGTACGACTAGCGCAGCGCCAGGAACGCGCCCAGCAGAGCCAGCGTGA
- a CDS encoding ABC transporter ATP-binding protein: MRELPPPDPGSPDDRSATRYLGWLVRQAWVSVSAAIFFAVVWMVCQAFTPAVIGKAIDAGLAHRDGGELLIWSMVLFAVGLVQAGAGLLRHRRAVYNWLSAAYRTVQVAVRQAGWLGVALPRRLDAGEVVAIGTADITHIGNAVDILARGVGSVVAVITVTTILLVTSVPLGLVVVLGIPLLMAVVSVLIRPLHHRQQAYREQQGRLTGRATDMVGGLRVLRGVGGEPVMSQRYRAESQTLRAAGVRVARVEALLNAAQVLLPGTFLVLVTWLGARFAISGKITVGQLVSFYGYAAFLVSPLRQLTETIDKLIRGHVSSRRVVSMLRVRTDLPGPARPVPMPERGELVDPVSGVVVRPGLVTAIAAAVPADAVTIADRLGRYTASGAGTTLGGVPLKDLDPAAVRERIVVADNDARLFSGPLRADLDPEATGRVAVSLEAASAADVVEALPDGLDSEVAERGRSFSGGQQQRLRLVRALVADPEILVLVEPTSAVDAHTEARIADRLATARAGRTTVVCSTSPLVLDRADHVVYVEDGTVVAEGTHRELLDSSFAYARTVLRE, translated from the coding sequence ATGCGTGAACTGCCCCCACCCGATCCGGGCTCCCCCGACGACCGGTCCGCCACCCGCTATCTGGGGTGGCTCGTCCGGCAGGCGTGGGTATCCGTCAGCGCCGCCATCTTCTTCGCCGTCGTGTGGATGGTCTGCCAGGCTTTCACCCCCGCGGTGATCGGCAAGGCCATCGACGCCGGCCTGGCCCACCGCGACGGCGGTGAGCTGCTGATCTGGAGCATGGTCCTGTTCGCCGTGGGCCTCGTGCAGGCCGGCGCCGGCCTGCTGCGCCACCGCCGGGCCGTCTACAACTGGCTGTCGGCGGCCTACCGTACGGTGCAGGTCGCCGTCCGGCAGGCGGGGTGGCTCGGGGTGGCGCTGCCGCGGCGGCTCGACGCGGGCGAGGTCGTCGCCATCGGTACGGCCGACATCACGCACATCGGCAACGCCGTCGACATCCTCGCGCGAGGGGTCGGCTCGGTCGTCGCCGTCATCACCGTCACCACGATCCTGCTGGTCACGTCGGTGCCGCTGGGCCTGGTCGTGGTGCTGGGCATCCCGCTGCTGATGGCCGTGGTCAGCGTGCTCATCCGGCCGCTGCACCACCGGCAGCAGGCGTACCGGGAGCAGCAGGGGCGGCTCACCGGCCGGGCCACGGACATGGTCGGCGGCCTGCGGGTGCTGCGGGGCGTCGGCGGCGAGCCGGTGATGTCCCAGCGGTACCGCGCCGAGTCACAGACGCTGCGTGCCGCGGGGGTGCGCGTCGCCCGGGTGGAGGCGCTGCTCAATGCGGCCCAGGTGCTGCTGCCGGGGACGTTCCTGGTGCTGGTCACGTGGCTCGGCGCGCGGTTCGCGATCTCCGGGAAGATCACGGTCGGGCAGCTCGTCTCGTTCTACGGGTACGCGGCGTTCCTCGTCTCGCCGCTGCGCCAGCTCACGGAGACGATCGACAAGCTGATCCGCGGGCACGTCTCCAGCCGCCGGGTCGTGTCGATGCTGCGGGTGCGTACGGATCTCCCGGGTCCCGCCCGGCCCGTACCGATGCCCGAGCGCGGGGAGCTGGTCGACCCGGTGTCCGGCGTGGTGGTGCGGCCGGGGCTGGTCACGGCCATCGCCGCCGCGGTGCCCGCCGATGCCGTGACCATCGCGGACCGGCTCGGCCGCTACACCGCCTCGGGCGCCGGGACGACGCTGGGCGGCGTACCGCTGAAGGACCTGGACCCGGCGGCCGTGCGGGAGCGGATCGTCGTGGCCGACAACGACGCCCGGCTGTTCTCCGGGCCGCTGCGCGCCGACCTGGACCCGGAGGCGACCGGCAGGGTCGCGGTGTCATTGGAGGCCGCGTCGGCGGCCGACGTCGTCGAGGCGCTGCCGGACGGCCTGGACAGTGAGGTCGCCGAGCGCGGCCGCAGCTTCTCCGGCGGCCAGCAGCAGCGGCTCCGGCTGGTCCGCGCGCTCGTCGCGGACCCGGAGATCCTCGTGCTGGTCGAGCCGACCAGCGCGGTCGACGCGCACACCGAGGCCCGCATCGCCGACCGGCTCGCGACGGCCCGCGCCGGTCGCACCACCGTCGTCTGCTCCACCAGCCCGCTGGTGCTGGACCGCGCCGACCACGTCGTCTACGTCGAGGACGGGACGGTGGTCGCCGAGGGAACCCATCGCGAGCTGCTGGACAGCAGCTTCGCCTACGCGAGGACGGTGCTGCGCGAGTGA
- the tsaE gene encoding tRNA (adenosine(37)-N6)-threonylcarbamoyltransferase complex ATPase subunit type 1 TsaE: MTTTGIRLATVDDTRDFGRRLAGLLHAGDLLLLTGPLGAGKTALVQGIGAGLGVLGDITSPTFVIARVHRPDPARGGSLPLVHADAYRLGDAADPRAEIDDLDLDASAEEAVTVVEWGAGLVEQLNDEYLAVRIDRLDDDTRVLDLLPYGGDWADRLEKL; the protein is encoded by the coding sequence GTGACCACCACCGGGATCCGGCTCGCCACCGTGGACGACACGCGCGACTTCGGACGGCGCCTCGCCGGCCTGCTGCACGCCGGCGACCTGCTGCTGCTCACCGGCCCGCTCGGCGCCGGCAAGACCGCGCTGGTGCAGGGCATCGGCGCCGGGCTGGGAGTGCTGGGCGACATCACCTCGCCGACGTTCGTCATCGCCCGGGTGCACCGTCCGGACCCGGCGCGGGGCGGCTCTTTGCCGCTGGTGCACGCGGACGCGTACCGGCTGGGGGACGCCGCCGACCCGCGCGCCGAGATCGACGACCTGGACCTGGACGCGTCCGCCGAGGAGGCGGTCACCGTCGTCGAGTGGGGTGCCGGGCTGGTCGAGCAGCTGAACGACGAGTACCTGGCGGTGCGCATCGACCGCCTCGACGACGACACCCGTGTGCTGGACCTGCTGCCGTACGGCGGCGACTGGGCCGACCGCCTCGAGAAACTGTGA
- a CDS encoding DUF1707 SHOCT-like domain-containing protein produces the protein MRASDEDRQRIVAALERHTGAGRLTLDEFAQRVGVVADARTLDELAAVVSDLPAEQAEERQRREFLLLLAVAIVTLALLGAFLALR, from the coding sequence ATGCGCGCTTCCGACGAGGATCGGCAGCGGATCGTGGCCGCGCTCGAACGGCACACCGGCGCCGGACGGCTGACGCTGGACGAGTTCGCCCAGCGGGTCGGCGTGGTGGCCGACGCCCGCACGCTGGACGAGCTCGCCGCCGTGGTCAGCGACCTGCCCGCCGAGCAGGCGGAGGAGCGGCAGCGGCGCGAGTTCCTGCTCCTGCTGGCCGTCGCCATCGTCACGCTGGCTCTGCTGGGCGCGTTCCTGGCGCTGCGCTAG
- the tsaD gene encoding tRNA (adenosine(37)-N6)-threonylcarbamoyltransferase complex transferase subunit TsaD, which translates to MPDEPLVLGIETSCDETGVGIVRGHTLLADALASSVDQHARFGGVVPEVASRAHLEAIVPIMQRALDEAGVTLADVDAIAVTAGPGLAGALLVGVAAAKGYALAADKPIYGVNHLAAHVAVDTLEHGPLPEPAVAMLVSGGHSSLLLVDDLTAGVTPLGATIDDAAGEAFDKVARLLGMGFPGGPVIDRTARDGDPGAIAFPRGLTAPKDLQRHRFDFSFSGLKTAVARWVEARERSGEPVPVADVAAGFQEAVCDVLTAKALDACREHGVETLIIGGGVAANSRLRVLAEERAAKLGIRVRVPRPQLCTDNGAMVAALGSHLVAAGVAPSRLDLPADSAMSLTSVAVTG; encoded by the coding sequence ATGCCTGACGAGCCTCTGGTCCTCGGGATCGAGACCTCCTGCGACGAGACCGGCGTCGGCATCGTGCGCGGGCACACGCTGCTGGCCGACGCGCTCGCCTCCAGCGTCGACCAGCATGCGCGGTTCGGCGGGGTCGTGCCGGAGGTCGCCAGCCGCGCCCATCTGGAGGCGATCGTCCCGATCATGCAGCGGGCGCTCGACGAGGCGGGCGTCACGCTCGCCGACGTCGACGCGATCGCCGTGACGGCCGGGCCGGGTCTTGCGGGCGCGCTGCTGGTCGGGGTCGCCGCGGCCAAGGGGTACGCGCTGGCAGCCGACAAGCCGATCTACGGGGTGAACCATCTCGCGGCGCACGTCGCGGTGGACACCCTGGAGCACGGACCGCTGCCGGAGCCCGCCGTGGCGATGCTGGTGTCGGGCGGGCACTCGTCGTTGCTGCTGGTCGACGACCTGACAGCCGGCGTGACACCGCTCGGCGCGACGATCGACGACGCGGCCGGCGAGGCGTTCGACAAGGTGGCGCGCCTGCTCGGCATGGGCTTCCCCGGCGGGCCGGTGATCGACCGTACGGCGCGCGACGGCGACCCGGGCGCGATCGCGTTCCCCCGCGGCCTCACCGCCCCGAAGGACCTCCAGCGCCATCGCTTCGACTTCTCGTTCTCCGGGCTGAAGACCGCCGTGGCGCGCTGGGTCGAGGCCCGCGAGCGCAGCGGCGAGCCGGTGCCGGTGGCCGACGTCGCCGCTGGATTCCAGGAGGCCGTCTGCGACGTGCTGACCGCCAAGGCGCTGGACGCGTGCCGCGAGCACGGCGTCGAGACGCTGATCATCGGCGGTGGGGTGGCCGCCAACTCGCGGCTGCGGGTCCTGGCCGAGGAGCGTGCCGCCAAGCTGGGGATCCGGGTCCGCGTACCGCGCCCGCAGCTGTGCACCGACAACGGCGCGATGGTGGCGGCGCTGGGCTCGCACCTGGTCGCGGCCGGCGTGGCACCGAGCCGGCTGGACCTGCCGGCGGATTCCGCGATGTCATTGACCTCGGTCGCTGTGACGGGGTAG
- the ung gene encoding uracil-DNA glycosylase, protein MNLLELLPPAWRAELTPLLDPAATEALGSFVADEYARHTVYPPVEDLFAAYRLCPPERTRVLLLGQDPYHGPGQAHGLSFSVRDGVRVPPSLRNVYKELAADVGVAPPASGDLTGWARQGVLLLNAVLTVRAGAAGSHKNRGWEVFTDATIRALNARAERVIFLLWGSYARKKAALVTNPAHVVIESGHPSPLNGGKDFLGARMFSATNKALADAGRPVVDWDPRA, encoded by the coding sequence GTGAACCTGCTTGAGCTGCTTCCGCCCGCCTGGCGCGCCGAGCTCACCCCGCTTCTCGACCCGGCTGCCACGGAGGCGCTGGGTTCGTTCGTGGCGGACGAGTACGCCCGGCACACCGTGTACCCGCCGGTCGAGGACCTGTTCGCGGCGTACCGGCTGTGCCCGCCGGAACGGACCCGGGTGCTGTTGCTGGGGCAGGACCCGTACCACGGGCCGGGGCAGGCGCACGGGCTCAGCTTCAGCGTCCGCGACGGCGTGCGGGTGCCTCCGTCGCTGCGCAACGTCTACAAGGAGCTGGCGGCGGACGTCGGCGTGGCACCGCCGGCGAGCGGCGACCTGACCGGGTGGGCACGGCAGGGCGTGCTGCTGCTCAACGCGGTGCTGACCGTACGCGCGGGAGCTGCCGGGTCGCACAAGAACAGGGGGTGGGAGGTCTTCACCGACGCCACGATCCGGGCGCTGAACGCGCGCGCCGAGCGGGTGATCTTCCTGCTCTGGGGCTCGTACGCCCGCAAGAAGGCCGCCCTGGTGACCAACCCGGCGCACGTGGTGATCGAATCGGGTCATCCGAGCCCGCTCAACGGCGGCAAGGACTTCCTCGGCGCCCGGATGTTCAGCGCCACCAACAAGGCCCTGGCCGACGCCGGCCGCCCCGTCGTCGACTGGGACCCGCGCGCCTGA
- the rimI gene encoding ribosomal protein S18-alanine N-acetyltransferase → MEIVRFRWWHIAEVLPVEDDLFGAEKWSAAMFWNELAQRHFYVVAEEDGEVLGYAGLSVTDDTESWVQNIAVRRDAQKRGIGRRLLETLLERAAGRKVLLEVAVDNAPAQHLYATYDFEPVGIRRGYYQPSNTDALVMMRDA, encoded by the coding sequence ATGGAGATCGTGCGGTTCCGGTGGTGGCACATCGCCGAGGTGCTGCCCGTCGAGGACGACCTGTTCGGCGCGGAGAAGTGGTCGGCGGCCATGTTCTGGAACGAGCTGGCCCAGCGGCATTTCTACGTGGTCGCCGAGGAGGACGGCGAGGTGCTCGGCTACGCGGGCCTCTCCGTGACCGACGACACCGAGTCGTGGGTGCAGAACATCGCGGTGCGCCGGGACGCGCAGAAGCGGGGGATCGGGCGCCGGCTGCTGGAGACGCTGCTCGAGCGGGCCGCCGGCCGGAAGGTGCTGCTGGAGGTGGCGGTGGACAACGCGCCGGCCCAGCACCTGTACGCGACGTACGATTTCGAGCCCGTCGGGATCCGGCGCGGCTACTACCAGCCCAGCAACACGGATGCCTTGGTGATGATGCGCGATGCCTGA
- the tsaB gene encoding tRNA (adenosine(37)-N6)-threonylcarbamoyltransferase complex dimerization subunit type 1 TsaB, with amino-acid sequence MLVLALDTATPAVTAALAEVTDGGLKGLGERRTVDPRAHGELLAPQIRRVLGDAGVQPGELGAIVAGTGPGPFTGLRVGLATAASMGQALGIPAYGICSLDAIGRAAGPGRVLVATDARRREVYFATYLDGARVTGPDVAKPTDVQVDADRAVGEGAVKYSEVFAVPIDDRVLYPSGEALIALALDRIRSGAPGDPLTPLYLRRPDAVAAAQRKPVLP; translated from the coding sequence GTGCTCGTTCTCGCTCTCGATACCGCCACCCCCGCGGTCACCGCCGCGCTGGCCGAGGTCACCGACGGCGGTCTCAAGGGGCTCGGGGAGCGGCGGACCGTCGACCCGCGGGCGCACGGGGAGCTGCTCGCCCCGCAGATCCGTCGGGTCCTCGGCGACGCCGGGGTGCAGCCGGGCGAACTCGGCGCGATCGTGGCCGGGACCGGGCCCGGGCCGTTCACCGGGCTGCGGGTGGGGCTGGCCACCGCGGCGAGCATGGGGCAGGCGCTCGGCATTCCCGCGTACGGGATCTGTTCGCTGGATGCGATCGGCCGGGCCGCAGGTCCCGGGCGGGTGCTGGTGGCGACCGACGCCCGGCGCCGGGAGGTGTACTTCGCGACCTATCTGGACGGTGCGCGGGTGACCGGGCCCGACGTGGCGAAGCCCACCGACGTGCAGGTCGACGCCGACCGGGCCGTGGGCGAGGGCGCGGTCAAGTATTCCGAGGTTTTCGCCGTCCCGATCGACGACCGGGTGCTGTATCCCTCCGGTGAGGCGCTGATCGCGCTGGCTCTCGACAGGATCCGGTCGGGTGCGCCGGGGGATCCGCTCACCCCGCTGTATCTGCGGCGGCCCGACGCGGTCGCCGCCGCGCAGCGGAAGCCCGTGCTGCCCTGA